In one Fusarium keratoplasticum isolate Fu6.1 chromosome 5, whole genome shotgun sequence genomic region, the following are encoded:
- a CDS encoding Chitinase, translated as MGGGPEGFRTVAYYVNWAIYARKHRPQDLPVEKLTHVLYSFANVRSDTGEVHLTDAWADTDIHWEGDSWNDSGTNLYGCMKQLNLLKRRNRNLKILLSVGGWTYSSNFKAPASTPQGRDTFARSCVDLLKNLGFDGIDIDWEYPQDANEARNYVELLAAVRQAMDAYAQTLSRPHHFELTVACPAGAQNFQKLDIRGMDQYLDFWNLMAYDYAGSWDSSAGHQANLYPSRDNPSSTPFSTSAALDFYVRSGVNPQKIVIGMPLYGRSFENTDGPGRPYQGIGEGNWERGVYDYKNLPLAGAQEYNDNASGASYCYDPQRRTMVTYDTPQMAWAKAEYIKKWRLGGAMWWESSGDKEGDQSLITTVVNTFGGPQALMRQENCIEYPATKYDNLRNRFPNN; from the exons ATGGGCGGCGGTCCTGAAGGCTTCCGCACCGTAGCTTACTACGTCAACTG GGCCATCTACGCCCGGAAGCATCGTCCCCAAGATCTTCCCGTAGAGAAGCTCACCCATGTTCTCTACTCGTTTGCCAATGTCCGCAGCGACACGGGCGAAGT CCATCTCACCGACGCTTGGGCGGACACCGACATTCACTGGGAGGGCGACTCTTGGAATGACTCCGGCACCAACCTTTACGGTTGCATGAAgcagctcaacctcctcaagaggCGCAACCGTAATCTCAAGATCCTGCTCTCAGTCGGTGGATGGACCTACAGCAGCAACTTCAAGGCTCCCGCTAGCACCCCGCAGGGTCGTGACACATTTGCCAGAAGCTGCGTCGACTTGCTCAAGAACCTGGGTTTCGACGGTATCGACATTGATTGGGAGTACCCTCAGGATGCAAACGAGGCGAGAAACTATGTCGAGCTGCTGGCTGCTGTCCGCCAGGCCATGGACGCCTACGCCCAGACCTTGAGCCGACCTCACCACTTTGAGCTCACCGTGGCGTGTCCCGCGGGCGCGCAGAACTTCCAGAAGCTAGACATCCGCGGCATGGATCAATACCTGGATTTCTGGAACCTCATGGCCTACGACTACGCTGGTTCCTGGGACTCGTCGGCCGGCCACCAGGCCAACCTGTACCCGTCGCGCGACAATCCCTCATCCACTCCGTTctcgacctcggccgccCTCGACTTTTACGTCCGCAGCGGCGTCAACCCGCAAAAGATTGTCATCGGCATGCCCCTCTACGGCCGCTCTTTCGAGAACACCGACGGTCCCGGCCGCCCATACCAAGGCATCGGAGAGGGCAACTGGGAGCGCGGAGTCTACGACTACAAGAACCTACCCCTCGCGGGCGCCCAGGAGTACAACGATAATGCCTCCGGTGCCAGCTACTGCTACGATCCGCAGCGGCGCACCATGGTCACGTACGACACGCCACAGATGGCGTGGGCAAAGGCCGAGTACATCAAGAAGTGGCGGCTGGGAGGTGCCATGTGGTGGGAGAGCAGCGGTGACAAGGAGGGTGATCAGAGCTTGATCACGACTGTGGTTAATACCTTTGGAGGACCGCAGGCGCTCATGAGGCAGGAGAATTGCATCGAGTATCCAGCGACCAAGTATGATAACCTGCGCAATAGGTTTCCGAACAACTGA